The following nucleotide sequence is from Firmicutes bacterium ASF500.
GCGACCAGTACCTGAAGTACATCGCGGAGCGTCCAAGGTCTCACGGCCTGTTCTCCAACGCCGAGAGTACAAACCTCGATGACACAATGAAGGAGGTTAACAACCACCCGGCTCCCGTCTGGACGTTCATCTACTCGCTCAAACGGGAGGACGCCGTCCGGCTGGGGTACAACTCGGCGGAGAGCTGGCGGAAGCTCCTTCTGGCTCACCAGACGGAACTGGCGGAGGCGATGAAGATACCGCCCAACCAGTTCCGCTGGTGCGCCGCCTTTCACGATGAGAAGCACCACCCCCACATCCACATGATGGTCTGGTCCGCTGATTCAAAGCAAGGCTATCTGACCGAGCAAGGCATCGAGACGATGCGCTCCAAACTGACCAACGATATTTTTCAAGATGAACTCCTGCACCTCTACAAACAAAAGGACCTGTCCTATCAGGAAGTGCGCGATACAGCGCAGGAGGCAATGCGCAATCTAATCCGAGAGATGAAGTCCGGAATCTGTGACTGTCCTGTCATTGAGGACAAGCTGTTCACTCTGGCCGAGATGCTCCAGGACGCTAAGGGCAAAAAGATGTACGGTTATCTGAAAAAGCCGGCCAAGGCCCAGGTGGACGCCATCGTGGATGAGTTGGCGCGGCTCCCAGCGGTGGCGGAGTGCTATGAGGTCTGGAACAAGCTGCGAGACGAGTTGGAAAATTACTACAAGGACAAACCCAGAGAACGTCTGCCGCTGTCTCAGCAGAAGGAGTTCAAGTCGATCAAGAATATGGTCATCCGGGAAGCGGAGTATATCCTGTTGGGTGAAGTTACCTTCGAGGATGAGCAGATGGATGACGAGCCGTTCGAGGAGGAAAATGTCCCAGTCCCTCATACGCACTGGCAGATGGTGAACGCATATCGGGGAGCCCAGCATGTCCTCTGCGATGACGACTCAACCTGGGCGGAACAGGAGGAGGTTGTCCAAGTGCTGGAACAGCTTTGGGACGCCGGCCTTACAGTGGCGGCGCACCAGTTGGGTAAGTGCTGGCGGGATGGTTTAGGTGTCCTGCCGGACGATGATAAAGCAGAGCTGTGGTTCCGCCGCTCCGCTGAGGCTGGAAATGACTTCTCCCAATACGCACTGGGCAAGCTCCTGCAAAGCAGGAAACGGATTAAGGAAGCTGTCGACTGGTATGAAAAAGCCGCCGCCCAAGGCAATCAGTACGCCAACTACCGTCTGGGCAAGCTCTATCTCCAAGGTGAGGATGTTCCCAAAGACACGGCCAGGGCCATCAGCTACCTGACCCGATCGGCTAAAGGTAGAAACCAGTACGCCCAATACGTTCTCGGTAAGCTGTATCTGGACAGACAGGATCATGAACAGGCCTACTACTGGTTCTCGCAGGCAGCCGCTCAGGGAAACGAGTACGCTCAGTTTTTCCTGGACCGCTGGGACAGCCTGAAGCCTCCCACGGTTATGCTGTCAGTCACTCGACTGCTCCATCACATGGGCCGTATCTTCCAAGAGCAGATACCGGCCCCGTCTGTCCCTGGCGGTATTCGGATCGACCGGAAGCGGCTGGCACAGCTCAGAGAAAAGAAGATCGCAATGGGACACAAGCCGGATGACCACGAGGAGCAGACACCAAGCTGGACGATGACAATGGGATAGCTGTCAACTGCACCACTGTCTCCAAAGATAACAAACGGCGTCCAAAATTCAAATGATAAATTTCTGATAACTCTGCAGTGAACCTATGGCTATTGTGGCCGCACAATGGTATGTTGTGTGGCTAAGGAGGCGATGTATAATGGCAAAAAAGAGAGCTAACGGCGAGGGCAACATCCGCAAACGCAAGGACGGACGGTGGGAGGGACGCTACACAGTGGGTTACGACCCAGCCACTGGAAAACCAATCAGCAAAAATGTCTTGGCTAAGACGCAGAAAGAGTGTAAAGAAAAGCTGAGACTGGCCCAAGAGGAGGCTGGCAAAATCAATTTCATCAAGACCGACCAGTATACAGTAGGGCAGTGGGCAACTCTCTGGTTTGAAAACTACGCCAAGCCGTCCATTCGAGAAACGACTGCAGCCTATTACAAAAACTACATCGACAAGCACATCATTCCACACATCGGGAAAATCAAGTTAAATAAGTTGACAACTTTGGATCTCCAGCAATTCTACAACAAGGTCAAAGAGGGAGGGAGAGTACAGAGATACGAAGGGATGCAGGACCTGAGCCTGAGCAACAAGACAGTGCGCGGCCTCCATGCGATGCTGCGGCAATGCTTGGAACAGGCGGTTAAAGAGCGGCTAATCCCATATAATCCGGCTACAGGGTGCAGACTGCCGCCAAAAGAGAAAAAAGAGATGCAGGTAATTCCACCGGAGAAAATTGGCGACTATCTGAGAGCGGCGGAGGAGCACGGTGTACTGCCAATGTTCTATCTGGAGCTGACCACCGGGTTAAGGAGAGGTGAACTTGTGGCCCTGCTCTGGAGCGACTTGAATGTAAAGGAGCAGACCTTGTCAATCTCAAAGTCCGCGGGGCGGATCAATGGCGAGGTGAAAGTCAGCCAGCCCAAGACAGCGAACTCGGTGAGAACGATATATCTGCCGAAAGAAACGGTGGACCTGCTGGTGGAGGAGCACAGAAAGCACATCTTCAACAAATATATGTTTCCCTCGCCGGTCACTGGCGGAATGTACGGCCCAGACTGCGTAGGAAGATTGCACAAAACCTTGCTGAAAAAGGCCGGAATCACAGAAAAAGTGAGATTTCATGACCTCAGACACACATTCGCGACATTAGCAATTCAGAGCGGCGTAGACGCAAAAACGGTCTCCAGCATCCTGGGACACTACTCAGCGGGGTTTACGCTGGATACCTACACCCATGTGACAGGAGATATGCAGAAAGAGGCGGCGAAGCGGGTTGGAAGTCTTATCGCCCAAGCGGTATAAAGCATAAAGGCTATACAGACAAGAACGAGGAAGCGCTGGATAAAATCGACGCTTCCTCAAAAATTTCCCGTTTGGGTCAGGTTTGGGTCAAAGAAAAATTGAGCAGAGAAAAAGCGAGGAAAAAGTTGCAAAAATCCGCTAAAATCATCAGATTCCAGCGGATTTTTGGTCCGAGTGGCGGGATTTGAACCCACGGCCTCTTGGACCCGAACCAAGCGCGATACCAAGCTTCGCCACACCCGGATAAAACTAGCTTATTTATTATATTTGTTTTTCTTCCTTCTGTCAAGGGTAATATTACAAACAAATTTGGAATAAGCTACTGATATCAAGCGGGCAGAGGAGGGGTATCTGGATGTATGAACAAGGTACACAGGCGGCGGGGCGCAGGAGAAGCGTGGGAAGCAGCCGCGGCACATCGGGAAAAAGAAGACCGGCGAACGGTCAGGAGCAGGTTCGGCTGCTTCAACTGACGATCTGTTTGATCCTGTTTCTGGCGATGTTTTTAGGAAAAGGGGTTTTTCCACAGAAGCTGGGGCAGGTCCAAGAGCGGGTGGCGGAGCTGATCTCCACCGACTTCAACTTCCAGGAGGCCCTGTCCAAGCTGGGGGCGTCTCTGCCTGAAGGGGAGGGGGTCCTGTCCGGCGTGGGGGAGTTCTGCGCGGAGGTCTTTGGCATAGCCCAGCCGGAGGAACCGGCGCCGGAGCCGGTGGAGCTCCAGCCGCCCCCGTCGGACGTGCTGGAGGAAGAGCGGGCGTTTCTGAGCCAGAGGAGCGATTTTGCGGCACGGACGGCCCGCTATTCCGGCGTTTCCCGCCTGGGGCTGACCAACCCGGTGATCGTCCAGGTGGAGGAACCGGCCGCCCCGCCGCCGGAGGAGCCGGTGGTGGAGCCCGAGGAGGCTCCAGCCATCCCGGCAGTGGGGACGGTGATTTCGTCCCCGGAGTACAGCGGTCCAACACTGCCGGAGAACTACACGCTGGACCACCTGTCCCTGGGGGAGCTGGCCACGGTGACCCCCATCCTGGGGCATCTGAACTCCGGCTTCGGCTATCGGGAACACCCCATCAACGGGAATGACGGGATTCACAGCGGGGTGGACATCGGCGCTCAGATGGGCAAACCCATCGCCGCCTTTGCGGCGGGGACGGTGGAATATACGGGGGAGAGCGACGCCTGCGGCCTGTATTTGCAGCTGGACCACGGGAACGGGATCAAGTCGTTTTACGCCCATTGTAGCGAGATCGACGTGAAAAAGGGGCAGGTGGTGGAGATGGGGGAGCCCGTCGCCCGAATCGGCTCCACGGGGGTGTCCACCGGGCCCCATCTGCATTTTGAGCTGAAATACAACAAGACCCGCATCGACCCGGCCTATTACCTGACATTTTTGGAGCGGTGATGGGGTTGGGCAGGGTAGAGGTGACCGGCGGCTTTCTGCTGATGCTGGCCTGGCTGAACTATTTGGACCGCTCCTTTTTGGTGCCTATGGCGGTGCTGGCCTGCGGGGCTCACGAGCTGGGGCATTTGCTGGCCATCCGTCTCCTGGGCGGGACCGTAAGGGAGATTCGCCTGACAGCCATTGGGGCGGAGCTGGTGTTGTCCGGACCGCTGGGCTACTGGCAGGAGGGGGCGGCGGCCCTGGCCGGGCCGGGGGTCAATCTGCTGCTGGCCTTGCTCTGCTGCCAGTTCAGCTGGGGACTGTCCTTCGCCGGGCTGAATCTGGTG
It contains:
- a CDS encoding Putative prophage phiRv2 integrase, with protein sequence MAKKRANGEGNIRKRKDGRWEGRYTVGYDPATGKPISKNVLAKTQKECKEKLRLAQEEAGKINFIKTDQYTVGQWATLWFENYAKPSIRETTAAYYKNYIDKHIIPHIGKIKLNKLTTLDLQQFYNKVKEGGRVQRYEGMQDLSLSNKTVRGLHAMLRQCLEQAVKERLIPYNPATGCRLPPKEKKEMQVIPPEKIGDYLRAAEEHGVLPMFYLELTTGLRRGELVALLWSDLNVKEQTLSISKSAGRINGEVKVSQPKTANSVRTIYLPKETVDLLVEEHRKHIFNKYMFPSPVTGGMYGPDCVGRLHKTLLKKAGITEKVRFHDLRHTFATLAIQSGVDAKTVSSILGHYSAGFTLDTYTHVTGDMQKEAAKRVGSLIAQAV